A section of the Rhodobacteraceae bacterium M382 genome encodes:
- a CDS encoding Na+/H+ antiporter subunit E, with translation MKLLRRVFPHPLLTLLLTGVWLLLVNSYSHNSLLFGLFLGIVIPFITQPYWPNRPTLRNPLKVVEYILVVLWDIVAANVVVARIVLFKSNAARKPAWISVPLELRTPEAITVLAGTITMTPGTVAADVSAEGHALLVHCLDAPDPDAVCDEIKDRYEARLKEIFE, from the coding sequence ATGAAGCTGCTTAGACGGGTATTCCCGCATCCCCTGCTCACCCTGCTGTTGACCGGAGTCTGGCTGTTGCTGGTCAACAGCTATTCGCACAATTCGCTGTTGTTTGGCCTGTTCCTGGGGATCGTGATTCCATTCATCACCCAACCCTATTGGCCAAACCGCCCGACGCTGCGCAATCCGCTCAAAGTTGTCGAATACATCCTCGTGGTGTTGTGGGACATTGTCGCCGCCAACGTTGTCGTCGCCCGCATCGTGTTGTTCAAATCCAACGCAGCGCGCAAACCGGCCTGGATTTCGGTGCCGCTGGAGCTGCGCACGCCCGAAGCGATCACGGTTCTGGCCGGAACGATCACCATGACCCCGGGTACGGTTGCTGCTGATGTTTCAGCCGAAGGCCACGCCTTGTTGGTGCACTGCCTGGATGCCCCGGACCCTGATGCCGTCTGCGACGAGATCAAGGACCGTTACGAGGCCCGCCTGAAGGAGATTTTCGAATGA
- a CDS encoding monovalent cation/H+ antiporter subunit D: MSHLIIAPVVLPAVLGPFIIMVIRHHLDLQRVFSIAGTIALAVISLILAAQVSDGSVQVYDLGNWPAPFGIVLVLDQLSALMAVLTTLLALGVILYAVGTGWDARGRNFHALFHFQLMGILGAFLTGDAFNLFVFFEVLLIASYGLMIHGGGAVRLQAGVQYVVYNLLGSSLFLFALGTIYSVTGTLNMADLALRVAELSPDDTALLRVGAVMLLLVFAIKAAVLPLHFWLPASYANAPLPVAALFAIMTKVGAYAILRVFTLVFGPEVSVTAGLVGDWLLPAALITLAVGSIGVLGAREIGRLIAFGSIASVGTLLVSISMFTPEAAAAALYYTVHSTLASAVLFLVADLVMERRGGAIVAQRPMPQSGLISVLFFVGAIALAGMPPLSGFVGKLLVMDAARGTDQVWMIWAVILVSSLITIVGFARAGTILFWESHDASHVREAEPDQPIDETQPDNEDPGPHTGKLPFVAIFGLMGGLVLLTVFSGQVMDYSEATAQYLFDPAPYIDAVMKRTPQ, translated from the coding sequence ATGAGCCATCTGATCATCGCCCCCGTTGTCCTGCCCGCAGTGCTGGGCCCGTTCATCATCATGGTGATCCGTCATCATCTGGACTTGCAACGGGTGTTTTCGATCGCCGGCACCATCGCGCTGGCGGTCATTTCCCTGATCCTGGCCGCGCAGGTATCGGATGGGTCGGTTCAGGTCTATGACCTGGGTAACTGGCCTGCGCCTTTTGGTATTGTTCTGGTGCTGGATCAGCTGTCGGCCCTGATGGCCGTGCTGACCACCCTGCTGGCGTTGGGTGTGATCCTTTATGCCGTCGGCACCGGTTGGGACGCACGCGGACGCAATTTCCATGCGCTGTTTCACTTTCAGCTGATGGGTATTCTGGGCGCTTTTCTCACTGGGGATGCGTTCAACCTGTTCGTGTTCTTCGAAGTCCTGCTGATTGCCTCCTATGGCCTGATGATCCACGGCGGCGGTGCAGTCCGGCTGCAGGCAGGGGTGCAATATGTGGTCTATAACCTGCTCGGGTCGTCCCTGTTCCTGTTTGCGCTTGGTACCATCTATTCGGTGACCGGCACGCTGAACATGGCGGATCTGGCCCTGCGTGTGGCCGAACTGTCGCCTGATGATACGGCCCTGTTGCGGGTCGGTGCGGTGATGCTGCTGCTGGTCTTTGCGATCAAGGCCGCCGTTCTGCCGCTGCACTTTTGGCTGCCAGCGTCTTATGCCAACGCCCCGCTGCCCGTGGCCGCGCTGTTTGCGATCATGACCAAGGTGGGCGCCTATGCGATCTTGCGTGTCTTTACGCTGGTGTTCGGCCCCGAGGTTTCTGTGACCGCGGGGTTGGTGGGCGACTGGCTGTTGCCTGCTGCGCTGATCACACTGGCCGTTGGGTCCATCGGGGTGCTGGGCGCGCGCGAAATCGGACGGCTGATCGCCTTTGGATCGATCGCATCGGTGGGCACGCTTTTGGTGTCGATTTCCATGTTCACCCCCGAAGCTGCGGCGGCGGCATTGTATTACACGGTCCATTCGACACTGGCTTCGGCCGTGCTGTTTCTGGTCGCTGACCTGGTGATGGAGCGACGAGGCGGTGCCATTGTTGCCCAACGTCCGATGCCGCAAAGCGGGCTGATTTCAGTCCTGTTCTTTGTCGGAGCCATTGCGCTCGCCGGGATGCCACCGCTGTCGGGCTTTGTCGGCAAGCTGCTGGTGATGGATGCCGCGCGCGGCACCGATCAGGTCTGGATGATCTGGGCCGTCATTCTGGTTTCGTCGCTGATCACGATCGTGGGCTTTGCCCGCGCCGGGACAATTCTGTTCTGGGAGAGCCATGACGCCAGCCATGTCCGCGAGGCTGAACCCGACCAACCCATCGACGAAACCCAGCCCGATAACGAAGACCCCGGCCCCCACACCGGCAAGCTGCCGTTCGTGGCCATCTTTGGTCTGATGGGTGGGCTGGTTCTGCTGACCGTGTTCTCGGGGCAGGTCATGGACTATTCCGAGGCGACCGCGCAGTATCTGTTTGACCCCGCGCCCTATATCGACGCCGTGATGAAGAGGACGCCGCAATGA
- a CDS encoding Na+/H+ antiporter subunit G produces the protein MEMIFEVAIAACLVVAGIFGFVGSYGLIKLDDPMSRLHAPTKATTLGVGGVLIASMLHAASIEHHPSMHELLITLFLFLTAPITANFIAKVHIHRRETPETMPSPGEDGLWATHDVDKEKADPAQG, from the coding sequence ATGGAGATGATCTTTGAAGTCGCGATTGCCGCCTGTCTCGTTGTTGCCGGGATTTTTGGGTTTGTCGGATCATATGGGTTGATCAAACTGGATGACCCGATGTCACGGCTGCACGCTCCGACCAAGGCGACGACCCTGGGGGTTGGCGGGGTGTTGATTGCTTCGATGTTGCATGCGGCGTCGATTGAACACCATCCGTCAATGCACGAACTGTTGATCACGCTGTTCCTGTTCCTCACGGCACCGATCACGGCAAATTTCATTGCCAAGGTTCACATTCACAGGCGAGAAACGCCCGAGACCATGCCATCCCCGGGAGAGGATGGGCTGTGGGCCACACATGACGTTGACAAGGAAAAGGCGGATCCGGCCCAAGGCTGA
- a CDS encoding K+/H+ antiporter subunit F, whose translation MIAYAAIFAFTCFGAAVLLNLWKVMTAQNVADRILALDTMFINAIAVMVLYGIAVGSEIFFEAAMIIAMLGFVSTVAYARFILRGNIIE comes from the coding sequence ATGATCGCCTATGCTGCCATCTTTGCCTTTACCTGTTTTGGCGCTGCGGTTCTGTTGAACCTGTGGAAGGTCATGACCGCCCAAAACGTGGCCGACCGGATCCTGGCGCTGGACACGATGTTCATCAATGCCATCGCTGTCATGGTTCTGTATGGCATCGCCGTCGGGTCCGAGATCTTTTTCGAAGCCGCCATGATCATCGCCATGCTGGGGTTCGTCTCAACAGTGGCCTACGCGCGGTTCATCCTGCGTGGCAACATCATCGAGTGA